The genomic segment GAACAGGCAAAAAAATACCAGCGAGAACGCTGGTATTTTTGATTCGCAATTTTTTACAACTGCTCAGTCACAATCTTAGGTGTAACGAAAATCAGTAACTCTTGACGCTCATTACTATCAGATGTGTTTCTGAACAAGAAGCCAACTAACGGAATATCACCTAAAACCGGCACCTTACTCACACGGCTAATTAAGTTTTGCTGATAAATACCACCTAACACAATGGTTTCACCATTATCCACAAGTACTTGAGTGCCGATACGCTGAGTATCAATAGACACTGCTTCACCTGTACCAGTTTGAACTGTTTCACCACGGGTATCTTGAGTTATTTCTAAATCAAGAATCACACGATCATCCGGCGTAATTTGCGGTGTAACCTTTAAAGAAAGAACCGCTTTCTTAAATGAAACAGTTGTTGCACCACTTGATGCAGACTCAACATAAGGAATTTCTACACCTTGCTCAATATAAGCAGACTTTTGATTAGAGGTGGTAATGCGCGGGCTGGCAATAATCTCACCTTTATTCTCTTGCTCAAGTGCACTTAACTCTAAATCAAGCACGGTACCATCGGCCATTTTAGCGACACTAAATGCAATACTCGCAGCGTTAGTTGCCGAAGAAGGCAAATTAACATTTAAGCGATCACTTAATGCAGGTACAACACCAGCAACGATATCATTTGCGCCTTCAAGCGAACCAGAGGTTCCTTTATCGCCTTGCTGATCTGTTATGCCCCAGCGAATACCTAAATCTTCAGATACGTTGTCCTTGACTGTCACCATTCGCGCTTCAATCAACACTTGTTTAATTGGAATATCGAGTATTTCAACTAAGCGATGAATTGTTTCTAACGACTCTGCAGTATCTTTTACAAGCAGTGTATTCGTCCGTTCATCAACAGCAACACTACCTCGAGTTGATAACAAACTAGAATCTGCACTTTTCATTAACTCAGCAATATCTGCAGCTTTAGCATAATTAATTTGAATGTACTCAGAATATAGCGGAGCTAACTCCTTCACTTCTTTTTGATTCTCTAAATCTTGCCTTTCACGTGTAGCCAACTCTTCACTAGGCGCCACCATTAAGATATTACCTTCAATACGCTTATCAAGCCCTTTAGTTTGCAAAATAAGATCAAGTGCTTGATCCCAAGGTACATCATCTAAACGTAACGTGATATTGCCTTCAACAGTATCACTCGTTACAAGGTTGAAATCATTGTAATCGGCAATAATTTGCAGCACAGTTCTGACTGAAATATTTTGGAAGTTCAATGAAAGTGAGCGTCCATTGTATTTCTTTTCTTCAGCAGCAACGGCAACACGCTCAACTTTATTAATACTAACCTTAAAAACGTTACCTTCTTGCTTATAGTTATAATCGTAGTTGCCATCAACATCGACCATAATGCGTGAAGTTAAATCATCCTTAAAAGTTTCAAAGCTTGTCACTGGTGTATTAAAATCCTGCACATCCATGACATATAATAAATCGTTTTTGATATCAGTGTTATACAGTTTAACTTCTAGTTTAGAGCCAACTTGAGCCACATTTGCCGCAACAGAGCGGTTATTCAAATGAATCAGTAAATCACCACCACCAGTTTTATTGCGTCTAAAGTCAATTGTATCAATACCATTAACAAACGGGTTACTGGCATTATCAGGCCCAGACATTGTGTCATTCACAGTTAAGCGATAGGTATTCCCCACAACTTTACCTTGATAAGGCTTAACCTCTGCAAGATCGACAACAATATTTAAAGCGCCATCAACCTGCGTGGTTTTAAGCCCTTCAACACCTACACGATCAATCGTAATATTTTCTTTTTCAAGGTTTGAAATACTGTCTTCAAAACTTAAAATTATTTGAGCAGGAGAACCTGACAAATCGACTTCAGGCTTATCTAGCGCGGATTCGAATACCAGTTCCAGTTCTAATTGATGATCGACAACAGAATGGTATTTAACATCCATTAACTTATTGGCGGCGAAAGCACTTGGAAGTGCGCCCAACATTAAAACAACACCCAATACCGTTTTAATTAGTGAGACTTTTTTTGTCGATGTTTGCATCGCGGCAGAAGATTTCATTATTCCCTCATCCTTCGCACATTAGTTACCAGATAGTTCTAAGTTGCTTGCTCTTTCAGCCCAGCAACCAGAACCATCTGGAATTAATTCTATTATTTCAATATATTGCGGTGTCACTTTACCTATTTTCCCATGGTAAAGACCGAGATACTCACCGACCCCTAAACGATATACATTGGCATCAGAAGACTCGACCAAAGCCCAAATAGTGTCATCTTCTGTTAATGTACCGCGCATTCTTAAATTGTCTAAAGCATATGTTTCTAAACGACCTTTACGACGCTTTAAGTCAGGCTGTAGACAATTTCTACTTGTATCAACCACTTCTTCTGTAAGCTCGCGTGAAGGTGGTACAAAAGGACTGCGCATTAATTCTGCTTGATAAGCAAAATGTTCAAACTTAGGAGTTTCTTTTAACGGAGGAATACGAGCAATGTGCTGCGCTTTAGTTGTCGTTACAAACAACTCTAAATCACTGCGATCACCAATACAGCCAGTTAACATTAACACCATCATTAATATAGGGAGGAATCTCATTACTTATTCCCCTTATTCTCAGCAGGCAGCTGTGCACCTTCTTTAAATCGATAGGTTTTCGCTAAAATGTCCATCGACAAACTACCGCTATCATCTCGTGTAATAACAAAATCATGTAAGCTAACAATACGAGGTAATTTTGCTACACCACTGACCATATTACCAAGTTGATGATAATCACCCACTACAGCAATTTTAATTGGGAATTCTAAATAGAAGTCACGCTCAATCTCAGTATCCCAATCTAAGCTATTTATTCTTAAACCTGCGTCAGTTGCTACAAATGTAGTGTCGTCCAATAAGCCCGGCATTTCATTTTCAGAAGGCAACATTTTAAGTAACTCAGCAAATTGCGCTTCCATAACAACCAGCTGTTCACGATATAGTTTTAAGTTTGCGGCTAAACGATATTTAGATTGAAAATCTTCTCGTAAAGTTATTTCTTTTCTTTCTTCGTTATTTAAAACGTCAATTGCATCGGAGACAAATAAATAATAACTTGCCCCCATAACACAGATTGACAGAAATACTGCGAAAACAACCTTAACTAAAGCAGGCCAACTACCGATATTTTCAAAATCAATATCATTAAACTGATCTAAGTCTAAATTCATTATTGACCTCCTTCAGTTGCTTCAACTGATTCAACATCAGAAATCGTCACTTTTAATCTAAACTTTTGCAGCTGTCGTAAGTTCTCATTTTGGCTAATAATGGACTGCATACTTGGATCATTTAAGTATTGTGATGTTTTCACCTTACGCATCATATTAGCCACGTTATTATTCGATTCACTGCGGCCTTCAATCCAGAGTAAGCTACCTTTTTTCTCAATACTTGAAAGGTATATTCCTGGCGGAACAATTCGCACTAATTCATCTAAAACATGTGTCGGCAAGTTTCGAGATTGCTGAAGGTTTAATATAATCTTAGTACGTCTTTCAATATCTTTCTTTCGAGCTGTGATTTTTCTTATTTCGGCAATTTGTGCATCTAACAGTGATATTTCATTTTGAAGATAAGCATTTCGTTGGCGTTGATCATCAGTAACAACCTCAATAAAGCTGAGTGTTAAAAATACAGCTAAACAGGTCACTAAAAAAACCAATGCTAATATGCCAATATAATCTCGTTTTTGTTTTTCTCTGGCCTCTTCACGCCAAGGAAGTAAATTTATGTTCGCCATTGAGCGTAACTCCTAAGCGCTAAACCACATGCCACCATATATTTACTAATACTTGGCTTAAGCTGGTTTTTAATATCGTCCTCAGCATGCAAACAACCTTGGAACGGGTCTGCGACAATAGAATGTACACCCAATTCATTAGTTAATAATGCAGTCATGCCTTCAAGTTTTGCGGTACCACCACAGAGCACAATATAATCAACTTTATCTTTACCACTGGCAGCACAATAAATTTGAAGTGTACGTTTAATCTGCTGTAATAATTGTGTTTGAAACGGTGATAACACCTCAAACATATAATTACGCGGTAACTCGCCTGTTATTTTGGCGTTCTCAGCTTCGTCATATGGCATGCCATAAAACGATAAAATAGATTGAGTAAATAACTCGCCACCAAACGCTTGCTCACGAATAAAGGTTGTTTCTCCATGCTCAACTACGGCAAATGTCGTCATATTGGCACCGATATCAACCAATACTACAGATTTCTCATTTGCACCTTCGGGTAATTGTGCAAGGATTAATTCTGATGACCGCCCTAGTGCATAAGCTTCAACATCCACCACTTTGGTATCGAGCTCAATCGCATCTAAAGAATCCATACGAGTATCAATATTATCTGTGCGACAAGCACTTAACAGCACATCAACTTTTGTCGGGTCAGTTGTGTTTGCCTGAAGAGTTTCAAAATCGATACTCACT from the Shewanella japonica genome contains:
- a CDS encoding type IV pilus secretin PilQ, with translation MKSSAAMQTSTKKVSLIKTVLGVVLMLGALPSAFAANKLMDVKYHSVVDHQLELELVFESALDKPEVDLSGSPAQIILSFEDSISNLEKENITIDRVGVEGLKTTQVDGALNIVVDLAEVKPYQGKVVGNTYRLTVNDTMSGPDNASNPFVNGIDTIDFRRNKTGGGDLLIHLNNRSVAANVAQVGSKLEVKLYNTDIKNDLLYVMDVQDFNTPVTSFETFKDDLTSRIMVDVDGNYDYNYKQEGNVFKVSINKVERVAVAAEEKKYNGRSLSLNFQNISVRTVLQIIADYNDFNLVTSDTVEGNITLRLDDVPWDQALDLILQTKGLDKRIEGNILMVAPSEELATRERQDLENQKEVKELAPLYSEYIQINYAKAADIAELMKSADSSLLSTRGSVAVDERTNTLLVKDTAESLETIHRLVEILDIPIKQVLIEARMVTVKDNVSEDLGIRWGITDQQGDKGTSGSLEGANDIVAGVVPALSDRLNVNLPSSATNAASIAFSVAKMADGTVLDLELSALEQENKGEIIASPRITTSNQKSAYIEQGVEIPYVESASSGATTVSFKKAVLSLKVTPQITPDDRVILDLEITQDTRGETVQTGTGEAVSIDTQRIGTQVLVDNGETIVLGGIYQQNLISRVSKVPVLGDIPLVGFLFRNTSDSNERQELLIFVTPKIVTEQL
- a CDS encoding pilus assembly protein PilP gives rise to the protein MRFLPILMMVLMLTGCIGDRSDLELFVTTTKAQHIARIPPLKETPKFEHFAYQAELMRSPFVPPSRELTEEVVDTSRNCLQPDLKRRKGRLETYALDNLRMRGTLTEDDTIWALVESSDANVYRLGVGEYLGLYHGKIGKVTPQYIEIIELIPDGSGCWAERASNLELSGN
- a CDS encoding type 4a pilus biogenesis protein PilO, translating into MNLDLDQFNDIDFENIGSWPALVKVVFAVFLSICVMGASYYLFVSDAIDVLNNEERKEITLREDFQSKYRLAANLKLYREQLVVMEAQFAELLKMLPSENEMPGLLDDTTFVATDAGLRINSLDWDTEIERDFYLEFPIKIAVVGDYHQLGNMVSGVAKLPRIVSLHDFVITRDDSGSLSMDILAKTYRFKEGAQLPAENKGNK
- a CDS encoding PilN domain-containing protein; the protein is MANINLLPWREEAREKQKRDYIGILALVFLVTCLAVFLTLSFIEVVTDDQRQRNAYLQNEISLLDAQIAEIRKITARKKDIERRTKIILNLQQSRNLPTHVLDELVRIVPPGIYLSSIEKKGSLLWIEGRSESNNNVANMMRKVKTSQYLNDPSMQSIISQNENLRQLQKFRLKVTISDVESVEATEGGQ
- a CDS encoding pilus assembly protein PilM encodes the protein MLSKFWKRQAPQMVGIDIGSHEIKAILLSKTADGYKIQNYISAPLRKGAVVDHEIRDSEAVIESLRHIKRGLPKSIKSAAVAVSGSAVMTKVIYMDASLNEEEMEAQIEIEADNLIPYSLDEVSIDFETLQANTTDPTKVDVLLSACRTDNIDTRMDSLDAIELDTKVVDVEAYALGRSSELILAQLPEGANEKSVVLVDIGANMTTFAVVEHGETTFIREQAFGGELFTQSILSFYGMPYDEAENAKITGELPRNYMFEVLSPFQTQLLQQIKRTLQIYCAASGKDKVDYIVLCGGTAKLEGMTALLTNELGVHSIVADPFQGCLHAEDDIKNQLKPSISKYMVACGLALRSYAQWRT